TTGTGGCTGATCATGTGACTCGACTATTGTCTGTAACCCTTCCTGCCAGCCACTATGGGCAATATATTTTTACCGATGAGAGGAGCATGCATTCCGATTCTTATGCTTATTCGGAATATGTTTCTCACTTCTAAGAAATTTCAGCAACAAAAACACTTATCCGTCGTAAATAAAATTATCATGTGAGTTTTTGCGGGGATATGTTGCAAACCACCCGGAATAACACGTAAGAAATTCGGTATCAGGTATTGGTTAAAGAAGATTCCTATGAAATGTTTTTCCCTGTATTGTTTTATGCTGTTTTCGACTGTCTCTTTGTCGGCTCAGGTATTCCCGCAAAACACTTTCACTTTCGCCAACGGGATAAATGGATTCATTGAGAATAAAGGACAAATAAAAGATCAGTCTGGAAGTACTAACACTGCAGTTTGTTTTCTCTTTTCATCAGGTCAGTTTAATCTGCAATTAAGAAATCACGGGTTCAGCTATGAGCTATTTGAACCAATTCACGGCGATGGAAAAGTGTATGAATCAGGTGAACCGGGCTGGATGCGTGATGGCAGAAGCGATATTGCCCAGGAATATCCTCCAATGCGTTCCTGTCGCATAGATATTGAAGTGATAGGTGCACATTCAGATGCTGAGAAAGTGGCAAGCGATCCTGCCGGTTGTGTTTTAAATTACTACACAACGAATACTCCGGCGAATGGTATTACCGGAGTGCAGAGTTATAAACAGGTAATGTATAAAGATATCTATGATGGCATTGACCTGGTTTTTACTGTACCGAATCCTGATTCAGGAATCTCCCTGAAATATGAATGGATATTGCATCCTGGTGCCGATTATAAAAAAATCAAACTGCGTTACAGCGGTGCCGCGTTACCCGTGGAAGCAGCAGGTGAAGGATTCACGCTAACAACCACTGCCGGAATCATTGCAGAAAGCAAGGTGATTGCATTCCGGGAAGATGATCATTCATTGATTGAATCTTCCTGTCATATCGCCGGTAATGTGATAACTTACAATGTAGTTCCGGATAAGAACAGAACTATTGTGATTGACCCAAATATACTTTGGTCAGGCTATTTTGGAGGCAACAGTGATGAAGACAACGTGTATGGGAAACTGACGACGGATGCCAAGAATAAAGTGATCATTACCGGCGCGACCAGCAGCACGCAATTCCTTGCCAGTAACGGTTCTTATCAAACCACCTATGGCGGTGCCCCATATGATGCGTATGTTGCAAAATTCGGAGCCACCGGCAAACTTAATTGGGCAACCTACTATGGATCTGATTTGTCTGATAAAGGAATACAGGTGGCTGCATCACCATCGAATGATATTTACCTGGCGGGCTGGACAAAGAGTCCGTCAGGCATTGCCACACCCGACTCGCACCAACCTGTATTTGGCGGAGCCGAAGATATTTTTATTGTAAAATTTGATGAAGCAGGCATCAGGCAATGGTGCACGTATTACGGCGGCTCCTATGTGGATGAAGTTTTTGGCCTGCTGTGCGATGATCATGGGTACCTGTATTTCACGGGATACACACTGAGTTACAACCAGGTTTCCACACCCGGGGTTTATCAGGAAATTAAGGCGGGAGCAGAAGGAGATGCATTCATTGGAAAAATCAACCCGGACGGGAATGTCTTATGGTGTACTTATTTCGGCGCAACAGGCAATGACAGAGGGCATGGAATAGCGCTTGGCAATAATGGTGATTTGTTCATGCAGGGAACAACCACCAGCACTTCAGGATTAGCAACCAATGGTGCACATCAGGGATTATACGGTGGCGGCATTAATGACGGGTTCCTTTCCAAATGGGACACTAACGGGAATTTTTTATGGTGCAGCTATTTGGGAGGCGAAGATGATGAACGCGGAAGGGAAGTTGTAACGGATAATGATGGCAATGTGTATGCAGTTGGCATGACCTCCAGTAAAACAAACATCGCTACAGATGATGCCAATCAGGCAGATTGGTACGAGGCCTACATTGGCAACCTCCGGCTGTATGATGGTTATATTGCGAAATTCCACCCTGATGGTTCAATCGGGTGGAGTACCTATTATGGTGGCAACAGCGAAGATCAGCTATGGTCTATCGCCATCGACCGGACAAAAAATTTGATTTACGCAGGCGGAAGAACGCTGAGTTCCGTACAAATAGCAACGCCCGGATCTTTTCTCCCGCAGTATACCGGTGCAACTGATGGCTGTTTAGCTGCATTCACCGCAGATGGAGCGATGAACTGGGGAACCTATATTGGTGCATCTGGAGCGCAGGACATTCACAGCATAGCATTTGATGGTAAAGGATTCCTTTACCTGTATCTCAGGTCAGATATGAATTCCTCCGCTACTCCGGGTGCATATCAGTTAAAATCAAACGGCGGACTGGAAACGGTGATTGTTAAATTTAATGTGGCAGAGGAGTGTTACGATAGCTATGAATCTAATAACACGATTGCTACGGCGGTTAAGATTTCCGCTTATTCCGACACCCTTTTATATGGTTACACCGGCGCCATTGCTGACAGTGCAGATGAAGATTGGTTTAATTTAAAGACTACGGCAACCAGTAATTTAAAGATTGTACTAACGGATCTTGTAGCCGACTATGACCTGAAACTATATAAAGCCAATGGCTTGTTGCTGTTTTCATCCGCAAACCCGGGAACAACAGATGAAACTATCATATACAATAATGCACCAAAGGCGAGTTACCGCTTAGAGATTGCACACAGTGCCGCGGATTTTGATTCGCATGCCTGTTACAAAATCAAAACCATGACCAGCATATCTCCCTGGAACTTCAAACATGAAAAAGATATGTCATTTAGTCAACCTGAATTATTACAGGCATACGTTTATCCCAACCCATGTGCCGGTCAGCTGAGTATTAAAATCACTGCACCGGATCACAGACCAATCAAACTGATTTTGTATAACCTGGTGAACCAGCCCGTCGGCACATATTACTTTGAAGTTGCAGCAGGAACAAAAGCGCTGTCCGTATCCACTCAACAATTGAGCGATGGTATTTACAGAATAGAATTGGAACAAGGCAAGAATAAAATTTCAAAAATGGTGGTGGTGCAAAAATGAGATGGTGTATAATAATTCACTGCCTGGATGTAATTCCGTTCATTGCTATGCCTGAATGTATTAACCCTATATCGGCCAGAGGGGCATAAATGACCTTGTAAATTTTTTTCTGTTCACCTGCACTTTTTCATCTGTAACTTGATAGCACACCGTATGCGCAGGATTTAAAAAAAATCCCTTTAAACTAAAAAGGTAATTTATGTTTGAGCTATGAAATGGCTCAAAAGAACAGGGATTTTTCTTGCAGCGCTGCTTGTTGCCGCTGTCGTGCTCGCCGCTGTATTTATTTCTCCCATCACCAAATACCTTATCGAGAAATACAGTAAACCTGTAATCGGGCGGCAGGTTTCAATGGAAGGGCTGTTCCTGAATTTCTTTTCAGGCAGCATGAGCATCACTGACTTGAAAGTGTATGAGCCCAACGATAAGGATGTGTTTTTCTACTGCCATAAAATTTCATCCAACATCACGGTGAAAAAAATGCTGCAGGGTGAATACGAGATAAATGAAATGAAATTTGTGAACCCGGAAGTGATCGTTTACCAGGATGGCAATAATTTCAGTTATGATGATATAGTCGCCCACTTATTAACTGCTGATACAACAAAAAAGAACACGGCAGCAGCTCCACCGGTTAAAGTCTGGCTGCGGAATATTCAGATTGACAGCGGTTATATTAAACACATCAACGTTGCGTACAAAGACACTACTGAAATAATGAATCTCCGGTTCATGTGTCCTTCCTATGCCTGGGACAATCCTGAACTGTTGCTGTCTGCAGCTTTCACTTTTGGCAGCGGCGGTGATATTGATTGCAGCATGCAACTGGATACGGATTCACTTGATTATGTTGTTTCGCTAAACTCAAAAGACCTTGACGTAAAAAAATATTACAAGTCACTGAATTCGATGATGCACATTGGCGGCCTCGATGGCCTGGTAAATGCAACGCTCAGATTCAGGGGCAATTTTAATGAATTGGAAAACCTTGCCGCCTCAGGGATGCTGTCGCTGGACCGTGTTTTCATCAGGGATACCACAGGTACGGATTTCGTATCGTTCAATCAGTTTCAGATTCAGGTGGATAGCCTGAATGTGAAAGAAAGCCGATATGATTTTCACAGGATTCTGCTGGACCGGCCCTACTTTAAGTTTGACTTGTATGATAACGGCAATAATATTTCAAAGATGCTGGTGGCTTCCGCTGCCGAAACGGCAACAGCACCTGATTCCACTGTCGCAGCAACAGATGAACTGGATTACACCAACATCTTTACACTGATGGGATCGTACGTTAAGTTAATTTCCAAAGATTACCTCATCAGTAACTACAGCGCAGACAGTATTATTCTGCGGGAAGGACATTTTCTTTACAATGATTATACGCTGGAAGACCGTTTCAGCTACGATATTGAAAATGCCAATTTCGTATCCGGAAAAATTAACTCGCAGAATGACAGCATAATCATCAGGTCTGCCGCCACATTTAATCAAAGCGGCAAGCTGACAGCCTATCTTGCCGCCACGCCAGATTTTAAGAACTTCCGGATGAATTTTGACATCAGGAACATGAAGGTGTCGGACATGAATCCATATTCCCGTTTTTATGTAGCTACACCATTTCTCGATGGAACGCTTGATTATACAAGTCAGACTACCATTACCGATGGTATGCTGAACAGCAGCAACAAAATTTCCGTGGTGCAACTTACAGCAGGCAGGAAGATAAGCGACAAACCATTGTATAATGTGCCTGTCCGGCTCGCCGTCTCGCTGCTGAAAGACGTGCATGGAAATATTAATCTCGATATTCCGGTAGAAGGTGATCTGAACGACCCTGAATACAAAATCGGAAAAGTGATCTGGCAAATTGTAGAGAATATCATTGTAAAAGCGGCTACGGCTCCGTTCCGGCTGCTGGCAAACATGTTTGGCGGCAGCGAAGAAGACATGAAACAAATTCCTTTTAATTACCTGCAAAAGGAGTTGGATAATAATCAGTTTAAGAAGCTCGATCAGGTGGCGGACGTATTGACTGCAAAAACGGAAATGATGGTGGAGTTGAAACAGGTGACGGATACTTTTGCTGAACGCGAACAGTGGAGCTTGTTTGAAGCGAAGCGGAAATATTACGAATCAAAAATGAGTGGAACTTTGAAGGACAGCCTGTCTGAAGAAGATATTGTGCAAATTAACAGTATAGCGAATAAGGATTCGCTGTTTAATGCCTACCTCAATCAGCAACTGCAGCTTTCGGCCGCTGACCTGCTGCCGACGCAGGAAAAATGCCTTCAACTGATAGGAGCGGCGGTTGCAGAGCAGCAGGTGAAAGCAATAATGAATCAAAGAAATGAGCAGGTGATCAGTTACCTGACCACCATAAAGTCAATTGCGGCAGACAG
Above is a genomic segment from Chitinophagales bacterium containing:
- a CDS encoding DUF748 domain-containing protein; the encoded protein is MKWLKRTGIFLAALLVAAVVLAAVFISPITKYLIEKYSKPVIGRQVSMEGLFLNFFSGSMSITDLKVYEPNDKDVFFYCHKISSNITVKKMLQGEYEINEMKFVNPEVIVYQDGNNFSYDDIVAHLLTADTTKKNTAAAPPVKVWLRNIQIDSGYIKHINVAYKDTTEIMNLRFMCPSYAWDNPELLLSAAFTFGSGGDIDCSMQLDTDSLDYVVSLNSKDLDVKKYYKSLNSMMHIGGLDGLVNATLRFRGNFNELENLAASGMLSLDRVFIRDTTGTDFVSFNQFQIQVDSLNVKESRYDFHRILLDRPYFKFDLYDNGNNISKMLVASAAETATAPDSTVAATDELDYTNIFTLMGSYVKLISKDYLISNYSADSIILREGHFLYNDYTLEDRFSYDIENANFVSGKINSQNDSIIIRSAATFNQSGKLTAYLAATPDFKNFRMNFDIRNMKVSDMNPYSRFYVATPFLDGTLDYTSQTTITDGMLNSSNKISVVQLTAGRKISDKPLYNVPVRLAVSLLKDVHGNINLDIPVEGDLNDPEYKIGKVIWQIVENIIVKAATAPFRLLANMFGGSEEDMKQIPFNYLQKELDNNQFKKLDQVADVLTAKTEMMVELKQVTDTFAEREQWSLFEAKRKYYESKMSGTLKDSLSEEDIVQINSIANKDSLFNAYLNQQLQLSAADLLPTQEKCLQLIGAAVAEQQVKAIMNQRNEQVISYLTTIKSIAADRIRVLNNHDYGVSNGISQPVYLVNYLVEE
- a CDS encoding T9SS type A sorting domain-containing protein, whose protein sequence is MKCFSLYCFMLFSTVSLSAQVFPQNTFTFANGINGFIENKGQIKDQSGSTNTAVCFLFSSGQFNLQLRNHGFSYELFEPIHGDGKVYESGEPGWMRDGRSDIAQEYPPMRSCRIDIEVIGAHSDAEKVASDPAGCVLNYYTTNTPANGITGVQSYKQVMYKDIYDGIDLVFTVPNPDSGISLKYEWILHPGADYKKIKLRYSGAALPVEAAGEGFTLTTTAGIIAESKVIAFREDDHSLIESSCHIAGNVITYNVVPDKNRTIVIDPNILWSGYFGGNSDEDNVYGKLTTDAKNKVIITGATSSTQFLASNGSYQTTYGGAPYDAYVAKFGATGKLNWATYYGSDLSDKGIQVAASPSNDIYLAGWTKSPSGIATPDSHQPVFGGAEDIFIVKFDEAGIRQWCTYYGGSYVDEVFGLLCDDHGYLYFTGYTLSYNQVSTPGVYQEIKAGAEGDAFIGKINPDGNVLWCTYFGATGNDRGHGIALGNNGDLFMQGTTTSTSGLATNGAHQGLYGGGINDGFLSKWDTNGNFLWCSYLGGEDDERGREVVTDNDGNVYAVGMTSSKTNIATDDANQADWYEAYIGNLRLYDGYIAKFHPDGSIGWSTYYGGNSEDQLWSIAIDRTKNLIYAGGRTLSSVQIATPGSFLPQYTGATDGCLAAFTADGAMNWGTYIGASGAQDIHSIAFDGKGFLYLYLRSDMNSSATPGAYQLKSNGGLETVIVKFNVAEECYDSYESNNTIATAVKISAYSDTLLYGYTGAIADSADEDWFNLKTTATSNLKIVLTDLVADYDLKLYKANGLLLFSSANPGTTDETIIYNNAPKASYRLEIAHSAADFDSHACYKIKTMTSISPWNFKHEKDMSFSQPELLQAYVYPNPCAGQLSIKITAPDHRPIKLILYNLVNQPVGTYYFEVAAGTKALSVSTQQLSDGIYRIELEQGKNKISKMVVVQK